The nucleotide sequence ttggggtaacagcctgcgttttgggtagctcttggaggggcgatcgagtttgtactcttcggctgcaaggacttcggtccatctgtccgttagcaagtcttggtcagctctaagctgctgctgctttttcttgaggctgcttgccgtggccataagcctgcgtttgaaacgctcttgttcgacgggatcctcgggcacgacaaattcatcgtcgtcgaggcttgcttcatcttcggagggaggcatataattatcgtcctcgacctctctatctgccgctctatcatgagggttggcttctccctcctcctgtgctgaatcctgctggagggggttgtctttggcactgtccggggtgttattatctcccgtgccggaatcaccgtttttgctgtggcgggatttagagcggcgccgctgacgccggcacttgggctgtttcttggaggggtcatccttcgctgttccattgccattcccgtcttttggggtgtccaccatgtatatgtcgtatgacgaggtggccttccagtgccctgtaggcgctggttcttggttgtctcctgcatcgtcgtctataccatcgatgtcttcggagtcgaagtcgagcatgtcggttagatcatcgaaagtggctataaagtggatggtgggtgggtgttgaatttcgtcgtcgtccgcatcccaaccttcctaaccatagtccggccagggctctcctgataaagagagagactttagtgaattcaggatgtcgccaaagggcgagtgctgaaagatgtctgcggcagtgaactccataaccggcgcccaatcggatttgattggcagagGCGCGGGAGGTTCaaagtccggagaggagtctggcacctcggagtcacgggctttgcaaaggacaaggatggtgttcggctcaatcgtcgtagagatcgtagcccccgaggcggtgtccagccactcgtcctcgatcggcgaagtcggctctgagctaagggttggagcggacgctagtgcggcctccagggcactgttcggcggcagagctagatcatacccatcgagacagtgcgacgcacttggttgtggctcgaatccgtcgaagaacaagtctccgcggatgtcagccgtgtagttcaaactcccaaatctgacctgatggccaggggcgtagctttcgatctgctccagatggccaagtgaattggcccgcagtgcaaagccgccgaatacgaagatctgtccggggagaaaagtctcaccctggaccgcgtcgttgtgatgatcgaaggagccatcgggcctaaaggtgacgacacaggggaactctcaatgaaagcaccaatgtcggtgtcaaaaccggcggatctcgggtagggggtcccgaactgtgcgtctaggcggatggtaacaggagacaagggacacgatgtttttacccaggttcgggccctctcgatggaggtaaaatcctactcctgcttgattaatattgatgatatgggtagtacaagagtagatctaccacgagatcaaggaggctaaaccctagaagctagcctatggtatgattgttgttcgtcctacggactaaaaccctccggtttatatagacgccggagagggttagggttacacagagtcggttacaatggtaggagatctacatatctgtatcgccaagcttgtctttcacgccaaggaaagtcccatccggacacgggacgaagtcttcaatcttgtatcttcatagtctaggagtccggccaacggtgatagttcggctatccagacaccccctaatccaggactccctcaccacctaTGACTATAGTAAACATATCTAATTAAGATACTGATCGACAAAAAATAGAGAATCTATGATAATCCTTTATTCAAATAGAGTATCACACATGAGTTCTGCTTATTCAAGTGTTGCACTCTTGGAGATTTTAGTAGACAAGGAATAAAAACTGCACTTGGGATACTTCAGGTTAGTAATGGGTTTATAAAGGGTTTAAACTGTGTCTGAGAAAAGCAACACCTGACGAAGGGTTTAACCTTCTATACACAACGACGGCCCTTATGAAGACTAAATCAGTGTCCAAAAGGCATATAGATATGCATGTTCATCAAGCATGCCATACATTTTACCTAGTAGAGATGCATAATCGACGCTAAGCAGGCATGGAGATTGGTGGTTAACCCAGATTCCTTATGCGCCAAGGTGATGAAGGCAAAATATTACCCCCAGAGGCATATTCTTGATATTGCTTTTCCTCAATCAGTGTCGCTCAGTTGGCAGGGTATCTTACATGGATTGGATCTTCTTAAAGCTGGAGTTATTTGGAGAGTGTGTGATGGAGCTAATATTAATATTTGGAGAGATAATTGGCTCCCAAGAGCCTCATGCCTTGAAGTTATTGCAAAGAAGAATAGGACCAGGATCAAATGGGTATGTAATCTGATTTTGAGTGGACCGAGGAGATGGATTGAGAATTTGTGGAGGGGAAGATGAAAGCACTTTTCATGCGCTAGTCATGTACCCTAAGGCTTATGCGATGTGCATGGCCATGAGGGATATTTGGGTTTTGCCGTGGAGGATGCTTTTAAGTACACCCAGGCTGATTGGTttcttattcttttggatcaattaAGTCCTGCTATGCATGAACAAATTATATTCATATTCTGGAGAGCCCGGCATTTGAGAAATGACCTGGTTTTTGGTAAGGGGATAGAATCCGTGTCAGCCTCGACAAGCTTTATACAAAATTATTGGTCATCCTTTGTCACCTATCATTCTTATCCAGAGGTGGACTCAGAAAATAAAGGTAAAAGTTTGATGTCTGGTTTAAGTACTACTCCTAAGCCTTTGGAAGATCAGGCGATATGGCAACCCCCTCCTTCGAATTGCATAAAGATCAATGTCGATGCAAGTTCTGTGGGAAGCATTAGTGTGGCGAGTGTGGGGGTGGTGGCCAGGGACTCATCTAGGAGGGTCATCATCTCCTCTTGGGATTTCTTGGGCTTTGTAAAAGTGTGGAGGAGGTGGAGCTTCGGGCTTGTGTTGCCGGTCTTTGTATAGGTATCACTCTCCAaaatcctactccctccgtcccaaataagtgtcttgagctagtataaagttgagacatttattttgggacagagggagtataattttaGCGCGTTTGTAGTTGTGACCCTTGCAAATGAAAATTTTGATAGGTTACCACTGATGGATTTGAAGAAGGAAGCTATGAGTATCTCCAAGCTTATATCTAATCTTAAGATTTCCAGATCAAGGGTTCAGCCAATGTGGCGGCCCATATGATTGCTAAGTTTAGTTTTGATGATAGATCGGATGGTATTCTAGTTAACAATGTTCCGCCCTGCGTAGTGAATTTTGTAACAAACGATTGTGATAACTCAGTTGCTTAATTAATGTATGAGGtggttttcaaaaaaaataaatgaAGAAAATCGACGCTTACTTGAATTCGCTATCTCAGCCATGAATTCGCCTAAACTGTAGGAAACGGAACAAATGTTTTTCTCAGACATAGTGCACTGAAGAAACAAAAATATGCAGGCTGAACCGATTAAAGTGAGGTACGACAGTACTAAATATGGCTATTGTTGGCAAGCACGCAGGATTTGACCAGTACAGCTTTTCTTTCCCTTGGGAAATCGGCCCAGTACATGATCACTGCAGTTTGGCAACCATGCATCAGACGGTAGGATTGAGTGGTGGAGATGGAGGGCTGGGCGGCAAGCCCGGCCGCGAGAACGACGAGCCACGCCTCCTCTCTCCGCTTGTTCCTCTCCGCCAACCATTTGCCAGTACAATCCTGTCCACCTCTCATTCTTCCGTCATTTCTCTCTCTCCCTTGTATAATCAATCAAGGAGTGGTTTGCTAGGTGACCGAGGCAGCTAGCAGTCCGGCGAAGGCGATGGCCGCATTGTTCACGACGAAGCTAGGGCGTCAGGCGTCCGGGTACCTGCAGGACAAGTACAAGCAGGCGAGGCTCGCCCTCGGCGACGTCACGCCGGCAGAGCTGTAAGTTTATTCATTCGCATTGCATCTGCATCTATAACTCAACTCATGGTGAATGCATGGATTCGGCCGTAGGGCTGTGCAGGAGGCGACCAACGACGACGCGTGCGTCCCGGACGCCAAGACGCTGGCGTCCATCGCGGAGGCGGCCTTCGACATCGACGACTACTGGCGGATCGCCAACGTGCTCCACCGCCGCCTCGGCTGCGTCCACGACTGGAAGGAGTGGCGGCCCGTGTACAAGGCGCTCGtcgtcctcgagttcctcctcACCCACGGCCCCGAGGAGCTCCCCGGGGACTTCCTCCCGGACATGCAGGCCCTGCGCGACCTCCGCGGCTTCACCTACACCGACGACAAGGGCTTCGACTGGGGCGCCTCCATGCAGCGCCGCGCCGACAGCGTCGTCGGCCTCCTCACCGACGCCGACCGCCTCAAGGACGCGCGCCAGAGGGTCCGCTCCCTCTCCTTCTCCCACGACGGCGGCAGCCCCACCTCCTCCGTCGCCTCCTcggcctcctcgcgggcctcccgCGGCACCTGGTccttcgcctcctcctcgccgcacTACTCCGATAGCCCCACCTTCGTCTGCCTCTGCGGCCCTAATGTCGACTACCGCCATGACAAGAAGTTCGACGCCTACACCGCCGACGACAAGCGTGATCTCGTCGACGACCAGGAGGTCGACGACTACCCGACTCCGCACAGCCAAGGAAGCTGGCTCGAGGAATCCACCCCCTTGTCCGGCTCCCCGGTCAGCTGCGGCAGCGCCAGAAGCGCCGGCGGTGGCAGGAGGGCGTCCGGATTCAATAGCTTGTCTCAGCCTGAGAGAAGGAACAGCAGCAAGAAGCTCCAGCGCCAGCTTTCCTTGCACTATTAATTTTAGTTGCCTAATTCGTCCATCATCCATCCATCATTTTGCTGCTGAAGTGTATTAATTCTTGGTTCTGCTTACTAGATTCCACCTTATGCGCTAGCTGTTGGCGCAAGTACCTCAACCACCTCAAAATTTAGTAGATTTGTAATATCGTTTTCATTAGCCATTAGTCTCTATGTTGAAAGAGTCTCTGTTGAAGAAATAGCTAGCTAGGCCTACAACTTTTCCTATGTCTTTTTTTGGAAGTATTTGAtgtcttgatgttttcttttggaAGTATTTGATGTCTTGATGTTGGAACCTTTAATTATTTTGAGATTTGAAGGATGGCATTTGCTGAAATAGTTTTTCTAACAACAAACACACCTTTATAATGGGAATAAATATAATCTAGTAGGCATGAAATGTAGCGTCGGTCATTTAATTCACAAGAGAACTACTGTATTTCATAACATTTTAGGTATGGTAGGACCTTCACAAAACTAACAGTGGACAACAACGGAGCAACCTACTGCTCCCTCCAAAAGAAGAGCACAACCAATTAAAAAACCTCCGCATTTTACATGATTTGAACAAGAAGCATAGAAAAGGGATATCAATTGTTGTAGAAAATAAGTTAGTGGATGATACAAGCATCTCCAACATCAACCCTATTTTAGGGCATAACCATTTATTGGACTTTTGGATCCGCTCCAACAACTGCCCTTGTTGCAAAATTTTGCAAAACGTTTTTGGGCATCCCAAAAGGGGCAACGCAGGCTGTGTATTTGCGGTAGTCTCTAAAAAACAACTAAGAAAAAAAATGAACTCAACCTCTAGTCGACATCTCGGGCATCTTTGATCCCTAGATCACGGCAGAGCCGGAAGTCTGAGAAGGAGGAGCTCAGCGGCATAgaaaaatctctactcctaatgtctaaGTTGATAGTCTCGCCTTGCTCCGGTTAATTCTTCCCCACCGTTTTCTTATCCCACCAATGCATTTAAACCGAATACCCATGATCTATTTTCGTTCTGCAAGTGAGTCGAGGGAGCTGCTGGCCGTGTGGTGCGGTGTTGTGCATGCACGTGAGATTTGTTGGTtggaaaaaaaaacaaagaaagctaCGCAACGGAGACTAGTGCTATTCATCGGAAGAAGAGATTGGAAAAGCAGACCTACGGCCTACAGGAACACGTGTGGAGTTGGGAGTTTATTCCATTGATCCTCACGGAGAAGTGTATACAGGAAGGCTCATGTGGTGGTTTTTTGGCTTTATTTCTTTGTACACAGGTTGTGTATGTGGATGGTAGCGTGAGAGTCTATGGTGCAGGTGCGTGGTTGGCGACGTGCGTATAAGGTTTGGAGGAGTCTAGAGCGCGTCCTAACAGGATCATGCAAACACAGggagtcaaggcaatgcacagtTGTGCGAGGCGGACACGAcgcagggtggagcatggttgcagtcggataTTTTCAGCTGTGTCGGACTGGACAGTCTGATGGATCGACGTGGATGTTGGTTAAAGCAGAAGACGGTGGTGATTTCGGCGACGACGacgtaggagcgtgatgctgatggtgaccgacttctgagGCGTGGAAACACATggtgcaggcctgagggcttgtgcggcttctaCAAGACTATGGTGCATGATTGATTCAAGGCAGTGCACATATGACAGCTTGAAGTTGTCAGGGCGCGGGGTAGCACGGTcagctacatggagtcatgttgaaggtggagttggagtctGATGGACGACTTCACTCTAAGCTGTTGAAGGGGTTACGGCGTAAGTTAACGGAGAGTTGAAGCCTATTTCAGTGGGAaagcgagagacacgtggatcggactagataccagtggtctgatggagacgtgatactcggcatcggtcggtggTTCTCTACAATAGGGGTTTGAGTGGTGTGGGTCCGCGGCCCTGGAGACTCGACCaagacagcagaggctcgacgcagtgatagcggcgaggcgtgtggtaagcacgggacacaacaacaggccaaggcactggtggtcagaCATGTGGTCAAACAAATTGTGCAAatggtgctgaagcagtgttgatgaGTACCAGATTCAAATTGGTGATTGGGTCTATCGGTGCAGGAAGATGGACAGGAGtttgaccatggagaatctgagaaagtggcagAGAGTCTAAAGTTGTCAAGAGTTAAGAGAGTACATGGCTGCATATTTGTGGTGTTCAGTGTGGATGACAAATACAGAAGGCGGAGTGCTATAGCTATGGGACATGTCAGAGACTATCCGGGAAAAAGGTGatacaactgtgaatttgactcagggtgacatagatcgacggtgaaattccttcaagtttcagacagacgaTCAAGAAAGAGCGGTGaagttgagttcaggtaactcttatatgtggcgtccaatatgtgaattgttcattttcacgcagacagtgatcggtgtgtgatggtgttgaacggattctccggaagttgggagcacaaagtagagtaatgaggaacttaattttgctcgagtgtttactgtgaagaagacgagaagggactacagttgcaggtggagtcacatggagtctgggagtagcagcggttcttatggcgtatctcaagtccaatgtacatggaggtttgACGCATGGATGAATTCAAGATGGTGAAGAATATTTGCCAAGGtgaagtttgttagagttgtgtcaaatattattgtacaagtAGGTTACAGTTagacttggttttggactgtgtgtagacatggtaggagttgtgtcctaataggacacttgtatcctaggcctctcatatatatcgggggtagacacacgatgtaacatatgccaacataatagcacaggcacgcgggggagccggcggtgtgtgccggcgcccgggtggccggacatgcggtattgtagcggtgtcatggagaggaacgcccgtagtcatgccctggggatgtagccatatcagtGAATCTTATTAACAAAGCTCCGTGTCGTGCCTTGTGTGCTTGCTTGATCCTCGGTAGATCGACCATGGCTTTGGATTTATTCTAACATATATCATTTGCTTTAAATATTGGTGTACCATCACGGCATCATCCTAAAATAGGTGTATCTTTAGGACCTGCATGTGCTGTTTTTTCTGAAAGTATTATTGACGCATTGATTTATTCATTCATACGTAGTCATAATGTACCTATTATTTTTCTTTGACCAGTGTAGGAGCCACAACATGAAATAGGTTACTGAAGATTTACAATAGTTGAAATTTTAATGTCGGCAAGGTAGGACATCAGAGGTTTTCCTCACTGTGGTTTCTCTAATACTGAGTATATATGTCTTTTTTCATCTCAATCTTCTCTCTATAAGTAGAGTATTAACTACCAAAAGTTCAATCGTATATGAGTGGATACATTTGGTATAATGGTGAACATGTCTTCATAGCATTAAAGTAAATTTGTGTTATGTTGTATCTTGATCAGCGGTCAAGACCCTTTGGGGTAAACACTCATATAGATAATTACCTCTCCTTGAAATTATTCGTGTGTAAAATAATCTTGTGTAAATGTCCCCTTTGGTGTACGTTTCCTGCTCTTCAAGACCCTTAGTGTAAATGTTCACGTAGATAATTATGTCTATTTGAAGTTATTTCAAAGTAACTAAATCTCTGTTCACACTATTTCTCTTCTTTTTAATGAGAAAATCATTAGAGCGGTGGATCCCATTGTATAGTTGGGCCACAGACAATGAACTCGGGCCCATAGCATCCCCGCCTATTTCCGAATGAAAGTTTGTTGGAAAGTCGAACACATGCCGTTAGGTGTAGAGCGGAGGCATGTGGGGGAGAGAAAGATTATCGCAGCGTTGTGAGGAGGCAATGGAGGAATAAGGCCGGAGTAAGAAGTCAATATTGATCACGATGATCAAAGTCAGCAAGCAAGAAAATGTTGATTGCTTAACTAACATCGTTTCATGTACGTTTCTACTCCATAGTAAAACACAATTATATTTACTAGAATTTGTATACATGCATTGTAATTTAGTAGTAAAAGGTGGGAATAGAATAATTAAGTGAGTGAGGTTTCATGAATAAGTGCTTTTCTTTCGGATATTGCTTTCTGAGCCCGTGCTCAGATGATCCTGAAATCAGGGTTGTCCAATAGGATGGGGATCTGTGCCGCCCATGGTATTTTCTCTCCGTATATCATAGCTATCGTAGTAAAAAAGACCAGGTTGCAGGCGCATTAAATATGACAGCAGCTCGTCCTGTACAGGCGGAACAGCTAATCCGCCCACGGCTCAGCCAATATCCTATCCAGATTGAGCCGTCTCCGTCAGTCGCATGCACGCGCAAACAAACCACTGGCTGTCGGGCAGAGATAGAGCGTTCGTCCTCCAAACAGATTCTATGTTACGGAGTGTTGTGTATTCTAATCCAGGATGGCAAAGCAGAAAAACTTTTTACGCTTATATATACAAGAAACTGGGGTTGACAATCGGAAAGCATCACATACACATTGGCATCACACTTTTTAATGCACTCCCGAATTCTTCCTTGCGTCAGGACGGACACCGCACAGAGAACTGAAAGAAGAGTGCTCTGCCCGCGTACACCATTGCTTTGATCCTCCCCAACGGATTCAACTTCCTCGACAGCATACATTATGTCAGATCCGTCGTCCACATCCGAGTCACCACCATCATCGTCAGCCAACGCTCCGGTGCCTGGATCGTCCTCGCCGAAACCTTCTTCCAGGGATGCATCTTCTATCTTGTCGTCCCGCTCCTGCTTGAAGATCATAACCGGGCGGGGTTCCAGTTGTACCACCTCCCACTGAAAATGCAAGGAGTTCTGTAGCCGTCTCCG is from Triticum aestivum cultivar Chinese Spring chromosome 1B, IWGSC CS RefSeq v2.1, whole genome shotgun sequence and encodes:
- the LOC123086750 gene encoding epsin-1-like, which gives rise to MAALFTTKLGRQASGYLQDKYKQARLALGDVTPAELAVQEATNDDACVPDAKTLASIAEAAFDIDDYWRIANVLHRRLGCVHDWKEWRPVYKALVVLEFLLTHGPEELPGDFLPDMQALRDLRGFTYTDDKGFDWGASMQRRADSVVGLLTDADRLKDARQRVRSLSFSHDGGSPTSSVASSASSRASRGTWSFASSSPHYSDSPTFVCLCGPNVDYRHDKKFDAYTADDKRDLVDDQEVDDYPTPHSQGSWLEESTPLSGSPVSCGSARSAGGGRRASGFNSLSQPERRNSSKKLQRQLSLHY